Proteins encoded by one window of Bubalus bubalis isolate 160015118507 breed Murrah chromosome 4, NDDB_SH_1, whole genome shotgun sequence:
- the ATN1 gene encoding atrophin-1 isoform X2 yields the protein MKTRQNKDSMSMRSGRKKEAPGPREELRPRGRASPGGVSTSSSDGKAEKSRQTAKKARVEEASTPKVSKQGRSEEISESESEETNAPKKTKTEELPRPQSPSDLDSLDGRSLNDDGSSDPRDIDQDNRSTSPSIYSPGSVENDSDSSSGLSQGPARPYHPPPLFPPSPPPPDSTSRQPEPGFEPHPSVTPTGYHAPMEPPTSRMFQAPPGAPPPHPQLYPGGSSGGVLSGPPLGPKGSGAASSVGAPSGGKQHPPPTTPISISSSGAGGAPPTKPPNTPVGGGSLPSAPPPASFPHVTPNLPPPPALRPLNNASASPPGLGAQPLPGHLPSPHAMGQSMGGLPPGPEKGPTLAPSPHPLPPASSSAPAPPMRYPYSSSTSSSAAAASSNSSASASASQYPASQALPSYPHSFPPPTSLSVSNQPPKYTQPSLPSQAVWSQGPPPPPPYGRLLANSSAHPGPFPPSAGGQSTAHPSAPTHHHHHQQQQQQQQPPPHHGGSGPPPPGAYPHPLESGGSHHAHPYAMSPSLGSLRPYPPGPAHLPPPHSQVSYSQAGPNGPPTSSSSNSSSSSQGSYPGSHPSPSQGPPGAPYSFPPVPPVTTSSATLSTVIATVASSPAGYKTASPPGPPPYGKRAPSPGAYKTATPPGYKPGSPPSFRTGTPPGYRGASPPAGPGTFKPGSPTVGSGPLPPAGPSGLSSLPAPPAAPASGPPLSATQIKQEPAEEYETPESPVPPARSPSPPPKVVDVPSHASQSARFNKHLDRGFNSCARSDLYFVPLEGSKLAKKRADLVEKVRREAEQRAREEKEREREREREKEREREKERELERSVKLAQEGRAPVECPSLGPVPHRPPFEPGSAVATVPPYLGPDTPALRTLSEYARPHVMSPGNRNHPFYVPLGAVDPGLLGYNVPALYSSDPAAREREREARERDLRDRLKPGFEVKPSELEPLHGVPGPGLDPFPRHGGLALQPGPPGLHPFPFHPSLGPLERERLALAAGPALRPDMSYAERLAAERQHAERVAALGNDPLARLQMLNVTPHHHQHSHIHSHLHLHQQDAIHAASASVHPLIDPLASGSHLTRIPYPAGTLPNPLLPHPLHENEVLRHQLFAAPYRDLPASLSAPMSAAHQLQAMHAQSAELQRLALEQQQWLHAHHPLHSVPLPAQEDYYSHLKKESDKPL from the exons ATGAAGACACGACAGAATAAAGACTCA ATGTCAATGAGGAGTGGACGGAAGAAAGAGGCCCCTGGGCCCCGGGAAGAGCTGAGACCGAGGGGCCGGGCCTCCCCTGGCGGGGTCAGCACGTCCAGCAGCGATGGCAAAGCCGAGAAGTCTAGGCAGACGGCCAAG AAAGCCCGAGTAGAGGAAGCCTCCACCCCAAAGGTCAGCAAGCAGGGCCGGAGTGAAGAGATCTCAGAGAGCGAAAGTGAGGAGACCAATGCACCAAAAAAGACCAAAACTGAG GAGCTGCCCCGGCCCCAGTCTCCCTCCGATCTGGACAGTCTGGATGGGCGGAGCCTCAATGACGATGGCAGCAGTGACCCCAGGGACATCGACCAGGACAACCGGAGCACGTCTCCTAGCATCTACAGCCCTGGAAGCGTGGAGAATGACTCCGACTCGTCTTCTGGCCTGTCCCAGGGCCCAGCCCGCCCCTATCACCCACCTCCACTCTTCCcgccctcccctccaccacctGACAGCACCTCCCGACAGCCAGAGCCTGGCTTTGAACCCCACCCTTCTGTGACACCCACCGGATATCATGCTCCCATGGAGCCCCCCACATCTCGGAtgttccaggctcctccaggggctcctccccCTCATCCACAGCTCTACCCTGGGGGCTCTAGTGGGGGAGTTTTGTCTGGACCCCCACTGGGTCCCAAGGGGAGCGGGGCTGCCTCTTCAGTGGGGGCCCCTAGTGGGGGTAAgcagcaccccccacccaccacccccattTCAATATCAAGCTCTGGGGCTGGTGGTGCACCCCCAACGAAGCCACCTAACACTCCAGTCGGTGGTGGAAGCCTACCGTCTGCGCCACCACCAGCCTCCTTCCCCCACGTGACACCAAACCTGCCTCCCCCACCTGCTCTGCGACCCCTTAACAATGCATCGGCCTCTCCTCCTGGCCTGGGGGCCCAGCCACTACCTGGgcatctcccctccccccatgccATGGGGCAGAGCATGGGTGGACTTCCTCCTGGCCCGGAGAAGGGGCCCACTCTGGCTCCTTCACCCCATCCTCTGCCCCCTGCGTCCTCTTCAGCCCCTGCCCCCCCAATGAGGTATCCTTACTCATCCTCTACTAGCAGCTCTGCAGCAGCCGCCTCTTCCAATtcttctgcctctgcctctgcctcccagTACCCTGCTTCCCAGGCACTGCCCAGTTATCcccactccttccctcccccgACCAGTCTCTCTGTCTCCAATCAGCCCCCCAAGTATACGCAGCCTTCTCTTCCATCCCAGGCTGTGTGGAGCCAGGGtccccctccacctcctccctATGGCCGCCTCTTAGCCAACAGCAGTGCCCACCCAGGTCCCTTCCCTCCTTCAGCTGGAGGCCAGTCCACAGCCCACCCATCAGCCCCAacacatcaccaccaccaccagcaacagcagcagcagcagcaaccaccacCACATCATGGGGGCTCTGGGCCCCCTCCCCCTGGAGCATATCCTCACCCCCTGGAGAGTGGTGGTTCCCACCATGCACACCCCTATGCCATGTCTCCCTCCCTGGGGTCTCTGAGACCCTACCCACCAGGGCCAGCACACCTGCCCCCACCTCACAGCCAGGTGTCCTACAGCCAAGCAGGTCCCAATGGACCCCCAACCTCCTCTTCTTCcaattcctcttcctcttctcaagGGTCCTACCCGGGTTCACACCCCTCTCCTTCCCAGGGTCCCCCAGGGGCGCCCTACTCCTTTCCACCGGTGCCTCCGGTCACCACTTCCTCGGCCACACTTTCCACGGTCATTGCCACAGTGGCTTCCTCGCCAGCAGGCTACAAGACAGCCTCCCCACCTGGGCCCCCGCCGTATGGCAAGCGAGCCCCGTCCCCAGGGGCCTACAAGACAGCCACTCCACCTGGATACAAGCCGGGGTCGCCGCCCTCCTTCCGAACGGGGACCCCACCGGGCTACCGAGGCGCCTCGCCGCCCGCAGGCCCAGGGACCTTCAAGCCGGGGTCGCCCACCGTGGGGTCAGGGCCGCTGCCGCCTGCGGGGCCCTCCGGCCTGTCATCCCTGCCCGCACCGCCTGCGGCCCCCGCCTCTGGGCCGCCCCTGAGTGCCACGCAGATCAAACAGGAGCCGGCGGAGGAATATGAGACCCCCGAGAGCCCGGTGCCCCCGGCCCGCAGCCCCTCGCCCCCTCCCAAGGTGGTAGATGTGCCCAGCCACGCCAGCCAGTCGGCCAG GTTCAACAAACACCTGGACCGCGGCTTTAACTCGTGCGCGCGCAGCGATCTGTACTTCGTACCGCTGGAGGGGTCCAAGCTGGCCAAGAAACGGGCCGACCTGGTAGAGAAGGTGCGGCGCGAGGCCGAGCAGCGCGCGCGCGAAGAAAAGGAGCGCGAGCGCGAGCGGGAGCGCGAGAAGGAACGCGAGCGCGAGAAGGAGCGCGAGCTGGAACGCAGCGTG AAGTTGGCTCAGGAGGGCCGTGCTCCAGTGGAGTGCCCATCTCTCGGCCCAGTGCCCCATCGCCCTCCGTTTGAGCCGGGCAGTGCTGTGGCTACAGTGCCCCCTTACCTGGGCCCCGACACTCCAGCCCTACGCACCCTCAGTGAATACGCCCGGCCCCACGTGATGTCTCCTGGCAATCGCAACCATCCGTTCTACGTGCCCCTGGGGGCAGTGGACCCGGGGCTCCTGGGTTACAATGTCCCGGCCTTGTACAGCAGTGACCCAGCAGCCCGGGAGAGGGAGCGGGAAGCCCGTGAACGAGACCTGCGTGACCGCCTCAAGCCTGGCTTTGAGGTGAAGCCCAGCGAGCTGGAGCCCCTACATGGGGTCCCTGGGCCAGGCCTGGATCCCTTCCCCCGACACGGGGGCCTGGCTCTGCAGCCTGGCCCCCCGGGCTTGCACCCTTTCCCCTTCCATCCGAGCCTGGGGCCCCTGGAGAGAGAACGTCTAGCTCTGGCAGCTGGGCCCGCCCTGCGGCCTGACATGTCCTACGCGGAGCGTCTGGCAGCTGAGAGGCAACATGCAGAAAGGGTGGCCGCCCTGGGCAATGACCCGCTGGCGCGGCTGCAGATGCTCAACGTGACCCCCCATCACCACCAGCACTCCCACATCCACTCTCACCTGCACCTCCACCAGCAGGATGCCATCCACGCAG cctctgcctcgGTGCACCCTCTCATTGACCCCCTGGCCTCAGGGTCTCACCTTACCCGGATCCCCTACCCAGCTGGGaccctccccaacccccttcTTCCTCACCCTCTGCACGAGAACGAAGTTCTTCGTCACCAGCTCTTTG CTGCTCCATACCGGGACCTGCCAGCCTCCCTCTCTGCCCCGATGTCGGCAGCTCACCAGCTGCAGGCCATGCACGCACAGTCAGCGGAGTTGCAGCGCTTGGCGctggagcagcagcagtggctgcaCGCCCATCACCCGCTGCACAGTGTGCCGCTGCCCGCCCAGGAGGACTACTACAG TCATCTGAAGAAGGAAAGCGACAAGCCGCTGTAG
- the ATN1 gene encoding atrophin-1 isoform X1: MKTRQNKDSMSMRSGRKKEAPGPREELRPRGRASPGGVSTSSSDGKAEKSRQTAKKARVEEASTPKVSKQGRSEEISESESEETNAPKKTKTEQELPRPQSPSDLDSLDGRSLNDDGSSDPRDIDQDNRSTSPSIYSPGSVENDSDSSSGLSQGPARPYHPPPLFPPSPPPPDSTSRQPEPGFEPHPSVTPTGYHAPMEPPTSRMFQAPPGAPPPHPQLYPGGSSGGVLSGPPLGPKGSGAASSVGAPSGGKQHPPPTTPISISSSGAGGAPPTKPPNTPVGGGSLPSAPPPASFPHVTPNLPPPPALRPLNNASASPPGLGAQPLPGHLPSPHAMGQSMGGLPPGPEKGPTLAPSPHPLPPASSSAPAPPMRYPYSSSTSSSAAAASSNSSASASASQYPASQALPSYPHSFPPPTSLSVSNQPPKYTQPSLPSQAVWSQGPPPPPPYGRLLANSSAHPGPFPPSAGGQSTAHPSAPTHHHHHQQQQQQQQPPPHHGGSGPPPPGAYPHPLESGGSHHAHPYAMSPSLGSLRPYPPGPAHLPPPHSQVSYSQAGPNGPPTSSSSNSSSSSQGSYPGSHPSPSQGPPGAPYSFPPVPPVTTSSATLSTVIATVASSPAGYKTASPPGPPPYGKRAPSPGAYKTATPPGYKPGSPPSFRTGTPPGYRGASPPAGPGTFKPGSPTVGSGPLPPAGPSGLSSLPAPPAAPASGPPLSATQIKQEPAEEYETPESPVPPARSPSPPPKVVDVPSHASQSARFNKHLDRGFNSCARSDLYFVPLEGSKLAKKRADLVEKVRREAEQRAREEKEREREREREKEREREKERELERSVKLAQEGRAPVECPSLGPVPHRPPFEPGSAVATVPPYLGPDTPALRTLSEYARPHVMSPGNRNHPFYVPLGAVDPGLLGYNVPALYSSDPAAREREREARERDLRDRLKPGFEVKPSELEPLHGVPGPGLDPFPRHGGLALQPGPPGLHPFPFHPSLGPLERERLALAAGPALRPDMSYAERLAAERQHAERVAALGNDPLARLQMLNVTPHHHQHSHIHSHLHLHQQDAIHAASASVHPLIDPLASGSHLTRIPYPAGTLPNPLLPHPLHENEVLRHQLFAAPYRDLPASLSAPMSAAHQLQAMHAQSAELQRLALEQQQWLHAHHPLHSVPLPAQEDYYSHLKKESDKPL, translated from the exons ATGAAGACACGACAGAATAAAGACTCA ATGTCAATGAGGAGTGGACGGAAGAAAGAGGCCCCTGGGCCCCGGGAAGAGCTGAGACCGAGGGGCCGGGCCTCCCCTGGCGGGGTCAGCACGTCCAGCAGCGATGGCAAAGCCGAGAAGTCTAGGCAGACGGCCAAG AAAGCCCGAGTAGAGGAAGCCTCCACCCCAAAGGTCAGCAAGCAGGGCCGGAGTGAAGAGATCTCAGAGAGCGAAAGTGAGGAGACCAATGCACCAAAAAAGACCAAAACTGAG CAGGAGCTGCCCCGGCCCCAGTCTCCCTCCGATCTGGACAGTCTGGATGGGCGGAGCCTCAATGACGATGGCAGCAGTGACCCCAGGGACATCGACCAGGACAACCGGAGCACGTCTCCTAGCATCTACAGCCCTGGAAGCGTGGAGAATGACTCCGACTCGTCTTCTGGCCTGTCCCAGGGCCCAGCCCGCCCCTATCACCCACCTCCACTCTTCCcgccctcccctccaccacctGACAGCACCTCCCGACAGCCAGAGCCTGGCTTTGAACCCCACCCTTCTGTGACACCCACCGGATATCATGCTCCCATGGAGCCCCCCACATCTCGGAtgttccaggctcctccaggggctcctccccCTCATCCACAGCTCTACCCTGGGGGCTCTAGTGGGGGAGTTTTGTCTGGACCCCCACTGGGTCCCAAGGGGAGCGGGGCTGCCTCTTCAGTGGGGGCCCCTAGTGGGGGTAAgcagcaccccccacccaccacccccattTCAATATCAAGCTCTGGGGCTGGTGGTGCACCCCCAACGAAGCCACCTAACACTCCAGTCGGTGGTGGAAGCCTACCGTCTGCGCCACCACCAGCCTCCTTCCCCCACGTGACACCAAACCTGCCTCCCCCACCTGCTCTGCGACCCCTTAACAATGCATCGGCCTCTCCTCCTGGCCTGGGGGCCCAGCCACTACCTGGgcatctcccctccccccatgccATGGGGCAGAGCATGGGTGGACTTCCTCCTGGCCCGGAGAAGGGGCCCACTCTGGCTCCTTCACCCCATCCTCTGCCCCCTGCGTCCTCTTCAGCCCCTGCCCCCCCAATGAGGTATCCTTACTCATCCTCTACTAGCAGCTCTGCAGCAGCCGCCTCTTCCAATtcttctgcctctgcctctgcctcccagTACCCTGCTTCCCAGGCACTGCCCAGTTATCcccactccttccctcccccgACCAGTCTCTCTGTCTCCAATCAGCCCCCCAAGTATACGCAGCCTTCTCTTCCATCCCAGGCTGTGTGGAGCCAGGGtccccctccacctcctccctATGGCCGCCTCTTAGCCAACAGCAGTGCCCACCCAGGTCCCTTCCCTCCTTCAGCTGGAGGCCAGTCCACAGCCCACCCATCAGCCCCAacacatcaccaccaccaccagcaacagcagcagcagcagcaaccaccacCACATCATGGGGGCTCTGGGCCCCCTCCCCCTGGAGCATATCCTCACCCCCTGGAGAGTGGTGGTTCCCACCATGCACACCCCTATGCCATGTCTCCCTCCCTGGGGTCTCTGAGACCCTACCCACCAGGGCCAGCACACCTGCCCCCACCTCACAGCCAGGTGTCCTACAGCCAAGCAGGTCCCAATGGACCCCCAACCTCCTCTTCTTCcaattcctcttcctcttctcaagGGTCCTACCCGGGTTCACACCCCTCTCCTTCCCAGGGTCCCCCAGGGGCGCCCTACTCCTTTCCACCGGTGCCTCCGGTCACCACTTCCTCGGCCACACTTTCCACGGTCATTGCCACAGTGGCTTCCTCGCCAGCAGGCTACAAGACAGCCTCCCCACCTGGGCCCCCGCCGTATGGCAAGCGAGCCCCGTCCCCAGGGGCCTACAAGACAGCCACTCCACCTGGATACAAGCCGGGGTCGCCGCCCTCCTTCCGAACGGGGACCCCACCGGGCTACCGAGGCGCCTCGCCGCCCGCAGGCCCAGGGACCTTCAAGCCGGGGTCGCCCACCGTGGGGTCAGGGCCGCTGCCGCCTGCGGGGCCCTCCGGCCTGTCATCCCTGCCCGCACCGCCTGCGGCCCCCGCCTCTGGGCCGCCCCTGAGTGCCACGCAGATCAAACAGGAGCCGGCGGAGGAATATGAGACCCCCGAGAGCCCGGTGCCCCCGGCCCGCAGCCCCTCGCCCCCTCCCAAGGTGGTAGATGTGCCCAGCCACGCCAGCCAGTCGGCCAG GTTCAACAAACACCTGGACCGCGGCTTTAACTCGTGCGCGCGCAGCGATCTGTACTTCGTACCGCTGGAGGGGTCCAAGCTGGCCAAGAAACGGGCCGACCTGGTAGAGAAGGTGCGGCGCGAGGCCGAGCAGCGCGCGCGCGAAGAAAAGGAGCGCGAGCGCGAGCGGGAGCGCGAGAAGGAACGCGAGCGCGAGAAGGAGCGCGAGCTGGAACGCAGCGTG AAGTTGGCTCAGGAGGGCCGTGCTCCAGTGGAGTGCCCATCTCTCGGCCCAGTGCCCCATCGCCCTCCGTTTGAGCCGGGCAGTGCTGTGGCTACAGTGCCCCCTTACCTGGGCCCCGACACTCCAGCCCTACGCACCCTCAGTGAATACGCCCGGCCCCACGTGATGTCTCCTGGCAATCGCAACCATCCGTTCTACGTGCCCCTGGGGGCAGTGGACCCGGGGCTCCTGGGTTACAATGTCCCGGCCTTGTACAGCAGTGACCCAGCAGCCCGGGAGAGGGAGCGGGAAGCCCGTGAACGAGACCTGCGTGACCGCCTCAAGCCTGGCTTTGAGGTGAAGCCCAGCGAGCTGGAGCCCCTACATGGGGTCCCTGGGCCAGGCCTGGATCCCTTCCCCCGACACGGGGGCCTGGCTCTGCAGCCTGGCCCCCCGGGCTTGCACCCTTTCCCCTTCCATCCGAGCCTGGGGCCCCTGGAGAGAGAACGTCTAGCTCTGGCAGCTGGGCCCGCCCTGCGGCCTGACATGTCCTACGCGGAGCGTCTGGCAGCTGAGAGGCAACATGCAGAAAGGGTGGCCGCCCTGGGCAATGACCCGCTGGCGCGGCTGCAGATGCTCAACGTGACCCCCCATCACCACCAGCACTCCCACATCCACTCTCACCTGCACCTCCACCAGCAGGATGCCATCCACGCAG cctctgcctcgGTGCACCCTCTCATTGACCCCCTGGCCTCAGGGTCTCACCTTACCCGGATCCCCTACCCAGCTGGGaccctccccaacccccttcTTCCTCACCCTCTGCACGAGAACGAAGTTCTTCGTCACCAGCTCTTTG CTGCTCCATACCGGGACCTGCCAGCCTCCCTCTCTGCCCCGATGTCGGCAGCTCACCAGCTGCAGGCCATGCACGCACAGTCAGCGGAGTTGCAGCGCTTGGCGctggagcagcagcagtggctgcaCGCCCATCACCCGCTGCACAGTGTGCCGCTGCCCGCCCAGGAGGACTACTACAG TCATCTGAAGAAGGAAAGCGACAAGCCGCTGTAG
- the C4H12orf57 gene encoding protein C10, translated as MASASAQSAALSAEQAKVVLAEVIQAFSAPENAVRMDEARDNACNDMGKMLQFVLPVATQIQQEVIKAYGFSCDGEGVLKFARLVKSYEAQDPEIASLSGKLKALFLPPMTLPPHGPASGGSVAAS; from the exons ATGGCGTCTGCCTCGGCTCAGTCCGCGGCCCTGAGCGCAGAGCAGGCCAAGG TGGTCCTGGCCGAGGTGATCCAGGCGTTCTCGGCGCCAGAGAATGCCGTTCGCATGGACGAGGCTCGGGACAACGCGTGTAACGACATGGGCAAAATGCTGCAATTCGTGCTGCCCGTGGCCACGCAGATTCAGCAGGAGGTTATTAAAGCCTACGGTTTCAGCTGCGATGGGGAAG GTGTTCTTAAGTTTGCCCGCCTTGTTAAGTCTTACGAAGCACAGGATCCCGAGATTGCCAGCCTGTCGGGGAAGCTGAAGGCTCTGTTCCTGCCGCCCATGACCCTGCCGCCCCACGGGCCTGCTTCGGGTGGCAGCGTGGCCGCCTCCTGA